A window of the Equus przewalskii isolate Varuska chromosome 10, EquPr2, whole genome shotgun sequence genome harbors these coding sequences:
- the SCARF1 gene encoding scavenger receptor class F member 1 isoform X1: protein MGLGLLLPLLLLWTRGTQGSELDPNGQHVCIASSSSAKFQCCPGWRQKDQECTIPICEGQDACREDEVCVKPGLCRCKPGFFGAQCNSRCPGQYWGPDCRESCACHPHGQCEPATGVCHCQADRWGDRCEFACTCGPHGRCDPVTGACRCEPGWWSPTCRRPCQCNPAAARCDQATGSCLCEPGWWGRRCSFRCTCHGSPCAQETGRCACRPGWWGPDCRHRCECARGRCSAASGQCSCPPGFRGARCELRCPAGSYGAQCRHSCGHCKQNEPCSADTGSCESCEPGWNGTQCHQPCSPGTFGESCRQQCPHCRLGEACQPDTGHCQRCDPGWLGPRCEDPCPNGTFGEGCGSTCPTCDQGACDAVTGECVCNAGYWGPSCNTSCPSGFHGNNCSIPCECSEGPCHPVSGACQLGSRSQDAALIAGILVPLLLLLLGLACCACCCWAARLDPKDRPVRDGAAVSRMKLQVWGALTSLGSALPCGSLSSHKLPWVTVSHHDPETPFNHSFIEPPSAGWASDDSFSSDPESGEEDEGPAYCVPPQEGMVPVAQAEPSEVSLAGGPFPPPEDASTPFAIPRTSSLARAKRPSVSFAEGTKFAPQSRRSSGELSSPLRKPKRLSRGAQPGPEGQEAEEPTGPEQAEMDKALPGAASPRDSTTGRRRLPLGGRTVAERVEAIEGSVQESSDSVTTIYMLAGTPRGSEGPVRSVLRRFGSFQKGQAEPKVKSAIPKPPRRALSRNKGSPGPASSSANQSPGSAPKEELKGTLESVGAGPEEVGRDLGDGIKNSGRAQEPGPEGGPPEQDPQKLAEGEGQEEPQYENVVTISGPPEP, encoded by the exons atggggctggggctgctgctcccACTGCTGCTGCTCTGGACTCGGGGGACCCAGGGGTCTGAGCTGGACCCCAATGGGCAGCATGTCTGCATAGCCAGCAG CTCCTCTGCCAAGTTCCAGTGCTGCCCAGGCTGGAGGCAGAAAGATCAAGAATGCACCATCC CCATCTGCGAGGGGCAGGATGCCTGCCGGGAAGACGAGGTGTGCGTGAAACCAGGCCTTTGTCGATGCAAACCTGGATTCTTCGGGGCCCAGTGCAACTCTC GCTGCCCGGGCCAGTACTGGGGCCCCGACTGCCGTGAGAGCTGCGCCTGCCACCCGCACGGCCAGTGCGAGCCGGCCACGGGCGTGTGTCACTGCCAAGCCGACCGCTGGGGCGACCGCTGCGAGTTCGCGTGCACCTGCGGCCCACACGGGCGATGCGACCCCGTGACGGGCGCGTGCCGCTGCGAGCCCGGCTGGTGGTCACCCACGTGTCGCCGCCCGTGCCAGTGCAACCCGGCGGCGGCACGCTGCGATCAGGCCACCGGCTCCTGCCTGTGCGAGCCGGGCTGGTGGGGCCGCCGCTGCAGCTTCCGCTGCACCTGCCACGGCTCGCCGTGCGCGCAGGAGACGGGCCGCTGCGCCTGCCGGCCGGGCTGGTGGGGCCCCGACTGTCGGCACCGGTGCGAGTGCGCGCGCGGCCGCTGCAGCGCCGCCTCCGGCCAGTGCTCCTGCCCGCCCGGCTTCCGCGGCGCGCGCTGCGAGCTGCGCTGCCCGGCCGGCAGCTACGGGGCGCAGTGCCGCCACAG ctgTGGCCACTGCAAGCAGAATGAGCCGTGCTCTGCGGACACAGGCAGCTGCGAGTCCTGCGAGCCGGGGTGGAACGGGACCCAGTGCCACCAGCCCTGCTCACCTGGCACCTTTGGTGAGAGCTGCAGGCAGCAATGCCCCCACTGCCGGCTTGGGGAGGCCTGTCAGCCAGACACTGGCCACTGTCAGCGCTGTGACCCTGGCTGGCTGGGGCCCAG ATGTGAAGACCCCTGCCCGAATGGCACTTTTGGGGAGGGCTGTGGCTCTACCTGCCCCACCTGTGATCAGGGGGCCTGCGATGCTGTGACTGGGGAATGTGTCTGCAACGCCGGCTACTGGGGGCCCAG CTGCAACACTTCGTGCCCATCTGGCTTTCATGGCAACAACTGCTCTATTCCCTGCGAATGCTCAGAGGGACCCTGCCACCCTGTCTCTGGGGCCTGCCAGCTGG GGTCTCGCAGTCAGGATGCTGCCCTCATCGCGGGCATCCTtgtgcctctgctgctgctcctcctgggCCTTGCCTGCTGcgcctgctgctgctgggccGCTCGGTTGGACCCCAAGGACAG GCCTGTGAGAGATGGAGCTGCTGTGTCCAGGATGAAGCTGCAGGTCTGGGGGGCACTGACCAGCCTGGGCTCTGCGCTGCCCTGTGGTTCCCTCAGCAGCCACAAGCTTCCCTGGGTAACAG TCTCGCACCACGACCCGGAGACGCCCTTCAACCACAGCTTCATTGAGCCGCCCTCTGCCGGCTGGGCCTCGGACGACTCCTTCTCTTCGGATCCCGAGTCTGGAGAGGAGGACGAGGGTcctgcctactgtgtgccacccCAAGAAG GGATGGTCCCTGTGGCCCAAGCAGAGCCGTCAGAGGTCAGCCTGGCTGGAGGTCCCTTCCCTCCCCCGGAGGATGCCTCCACGCCATTCGCCATCCCTCGCACTTCCAGCCTAGCACGGGCCAAGCGGCCGTCAGTCTCCTTTGCCGAAGGCACCAAGTTTGCACCGCAGAGTCGCAGAAGCTCAGGGGAGCTCTCCAGCCCACTCCGAAAGCCCAAGAGGCTCTCCCGGGGCGCCCAGCCAGGTCCTGaaggccaggaggcagaggagcccACAGGCCCAGAGCAAGCAGAAATGGACAAGGCCCTTCCTGGTGCTGCCAGCCCCAGGGATTCAACCACTGGCCGCCGCCGGCTCCCACTTGGTGGCCGGACAGTGGCTGAGCGTGTGGAAGCCATCGAGGGCAGTGTCCAGGAGAGCTCAGACTCTGTAACCACTATCTACATGCTGGCAGGGACACCCCGGGGATCTGAGGGCCCTGTCCGGTCTGTCCTCCGCCGTTTTGGTAGCTTCCAGAAAGGCCAGGCAGAGCCGAAGGTCAAGAGTGCCATCCCCAAGCCTCCACGGCGGGCCCTGAGTCGGAACAAGGGCAGCCCAGGGCCGGCCTCTAGCTCTGCCAATCAGAGCCCTGGCTCAGCCCCAAAGGAGGAGCTCAAGGGGACTTTGGAGTCTGTAGGAGCTGGGCCAGAGGAAGTGGGCAGGGACCTGGGGGATGGCATCAAGAACTCAGGGAGggcccaggagccaggccctGAGGGCGGCCCCCCAGAACAGGATCCCCAGAAGCTGGCTGaaggggaagggcaggaggagcccCAGTATGAGAATGTTGTAACCATCTCTGGGCCACCAGAGCCCTGA
- the SCARF1 gene encoding scavenger receptor class F member 1 isoform X2 — protein MGLGLLLPLLLLWTRGTQGSELDPNGQHVCIASSSSAKFQCCPGWRQKDQECTIPICEGQDACREDEVCVKPGLCRCKPGFFGAQCNSRCPGQYWGPDCRESCACHPHGQCEPATGVCHCQADRWGDRCEFACTCGPHGRCDPVTGACRCEPGWWSPTCRRPCQCNPAAARCDQATGSCLCEPGWWGRRCSFRCTCHGSPCAQETGRCACRPGWWGPDCRHRCECARGRCSAASGQCSCPPGFRGARCELRCPAGSYGAQCRHSCGHCKQNEPCSADTGSCESCEPGWNGTQCHQPCSPGTFGESCRQQCPHCRLGEACQPDTGHCQRCDPGWLGPSCNTSCPSGFHGNNCSIPCECSEGPCHPVSGACQLGSRSQDAALIAGILVPLLLLLLGLACCACCCWAARLDPKDRPVRDGAAVSRMKLQVWGALTSLGSALPCGSLSSHKLPWVTVSHHDPETPFNHSFIEPPSAGWASDDSFSSDPESGEEDEGPAYCVPPQEGMVPVAQAEPSEVSLAGGPFPPPEDASTPFAIPRTSSLARAKRPSVSFAEGTKFAPQSRRSSGELSSPLRKPKRLSRGAQPGPEGQEAEEPTGPEQAEMDKALPGAASPRDSTTGRRRLPLGGRTVAERVEAIEGSVQESSDSVTTIYMLAGTPRGSEGPVRSVLRRFGSFQKGQAEPKVKSAIPKPPRRALSRNKGSPGPASSSANQSPGSAPKEELKGTLESVGAGPEEVGRDLGDGIKNSGRAQEPGPEGGPPEQDPQKLAEGEGQEEPQYENVVTISGPPEP, from the exons atggggctggggctgctgctcccACTGCTGCTGCTCTGGACTCGGGGGACCCAGGGGTCTGAGCTGGACCCCAATGGGCAGCATGTCTGCATAGCCAGCAG CTCCTCTGCCAAGTTCCAGTGCTGCCCAGGCTGGAGGCAGAAAGATCAAGAATGCACCATCC CCATCTGCGAGGGGCAGGATGCCTGCCGGGAAGACGAGGTGTGCGTGAAACCAGGCCTTTGTCGATGCAAACCTGGATTCTTCGGGGCCCAGTGCAACTCTC GCTGCCCGGGCCAGTACTGGGGCCCCGACTGCCGTGAGAGCTGCGCCTGCCACCCGCACGGCCAGTGCGAGCCGGCCACGGGCGTGTGTCACTGCCAAGCCGACCGCTGGGGCGACCGCTGCGAGTTCGCGTGCACCTGCGGCCCACACGGGCGATGCGACCCCGTGACGGGCGCGTGCCGCTGCGAGCCCGGCTGGTGGTCACCCACGTGTCGCCGCCCGTGCCAGTGCAACCCGGCGGCGGCACGCTGCGATCAGGCCACCGGCTCCTGCCTGTGCGAGCCGGGCTGGTGGGGCCGCCGCTGCAGCTTCCGCTGCACCTGCCACGGCTCGCCGTGCGCGCAGGAGACGGGCCGCTGCGCCTGCCGGCCGGGCTGGTGGGGCCCCGACTGTCGGCACCGGTGCGAGTGCGCGCGCGGCCGCTGCAGCGCCGCCTCCGGCCAGTGCTCCTGCCCGCCCGGCTTCCGCGGCGCGCGCTGCGAGCTGCGCTGCCCGGCCGGCAGCTACGGGGCGCAGTGCCGCCACAG ctgTGGCCACTGCAAGCAGAATGAGCCGTGCTCTGCGGACACAGGCAGCTGCGAGTCCTGCGAGCCGGGGTGGAACGGGACCCAGTGCCACCAGCCCTGCTCACCTGGCACCTTTGGTGAGAGCTGCAGGCAGCAATGCCCCCACTGCCGGCTTGGGGAGGCCTGTCAGCCAGACACTGGCCACTGTCAGCGCTGTGACCCTGGCTGGCTGGGGCCCAG CTGCAACACTTCGTGCCCATCTGGCTTTCATGGCAACAACTGCTCTATTCCCTGCGAATGCTCAGAGGGACCCTGCCACCCTGTCTCTGGGGCCTGCCAGCTGG GGTCTCGCAGTCAGGATGCTGCCCTCATCGCGGGCATCCTtgtgcctctgctgctgctcctcctgggCCTTGCCTGCTGcgcctgctgctgctgggccGCTCGGTTGGACCCCAAGGACAG GCCTGTGAGAGATGGAGCTGCTGTGTCCAGGATGAAGCTGCAGGTCTGGGGGGCACTGACCAGCCTGGGCTCTGCGCTGCCCTGTGGTTCCCTCAGCAGCCACAAGCTTCCCTGGGTAACAG TCTCGCACCACGACCCGGAGACGCCCTTCAACCACAGCTTCATTGAGCCGCCCTCTGCCGGCTGGGCCTCGGACGACTCCTTCTCTTCGGATCCCGAGTCTGGAGAGGAGGACGAGGGTcctgcctactgtgtgccacccCAAGAAG GGATGGTCCCTGTGGCCCAAGCAGAGCCGTCAGAGGTCAGCCTGGCTGGAGGTCCCTTCCCTCCCCCGGAGGATGCCTCCACGCCATTCGCCATCCCTCGCACTTCCAGCCTAGCACGGGCCAAGCGGCCGTCAGTCTCCTTTGCCGAAGGCACCAAGTTTGCACCGCAGAGTCGCAGAAGCTCAGGGGAGCTCTCCAGCCCACTCCGAAAGCCCAAGAGGCTCTCCCGGGGCGCCCAGCCAGGTCCTGaaggccaggaggcagaggagcccACAGGCCCAGAGCAAGCAGAAATGGACAAGGCCCTTCCTGGTGCTGCCAGCCCCAGGGATTCAACCACTGGCCGCCGCCGGCTCCCACTTGGTGGCCGGACAGTGGCTGAGCGTGTGGAAGCCATCGAGGGCAGTGTCCAGGAGAGCTCAGACTCTGTAACCACTATCTACATGCTGGCAGGGACACCCCGGGGATCTGAGGGCCCTGTCCGGTCTGTCCTCCGCCGTTTTGGTAGCTTCCAGAAAGGCCAGGCAGAGCCGAAGGTCAAGAGTGCCATCCCCAAGCCTCCACGGCGGGCCCTGAGTCGGAACAAGGGCAGCCCAGGGCCGGCCTCTAGCTCTGCCAATCAGAGCCCTGGCTCAGCCCCAAAGGAGGAGCTCAAGGGGACTTTGGAGTCTGTAGGAGCTGGGCCAGAGGAAGTGGGCAGGGACCTGGGGGATGGCATCAAGAACTCAGGGAGggcccaggagccaggccctGAGGGCGGCCCCCCAGAACAGGATCCCCAGAAGCTGGCTGaaggggaagggcaggaggagcccCAGTATGAGAATGTTGTAACCATCTCTGGGCCACCAGAGCCCTGA
- the SCARF1 gene encoding scavenger receptor class F member 1 isoform X3 — MAARPSGLVSSGKALGGSREGVGSCGGQTNIGPPAALAAMGLGLLLPLLLLWTRGTQGSELDPNGQHVCIASSSSAKFQCCPGWRQKDQECTIPICEGQDACREDEVCVKPGLCRCKPGFFGAQCNSRCPGQYWGPDCRESCACHPHGQCEPATGVCHCQADRWGDRCEFACTCGPHGRCDPVTGACRCEPGWWSPTCRRPCQCNPAAARCDQATGSCLCEPGWWGRRCSFRCTCHGSPCAQETGRCACRPGWWGPDCRHRCECARGRCSAASGQCSCPPGFRGARCELRCPAGSYGAQCRHSCGHCKQNEPCSADTGSCESCEPGWNGTQCHQPCSPGTFGESCRQQCPHCRLGEACQPDTGHCQRCDPGWLGPRCEDPCPNGTFGEGCGSTCPTCDQGACDAVTGECVCNAGYWGPSCNTSCPSGFHGNNCSIPCECSEGPCHPVSGACQLGSRSQDAALIAGILVPLLLLLLGLACCACCCWAARLDPKDRPVRDGAAVSRMKLQVWGALTSLGSALPCGSLSSHKLPWVTASLSRPLPAGPRTTPSLRIPSLERRTRVLPTVCHPKKGWSLWPKQSRQRSAWLEVPSLPRRMPPRHSPSLALPA; from the exons ATGGCAGCCCGCCCCTCCGGCCTGGTTTCCTCAGGAAAAGCcttgggaggaagcagggagggggtTGGGAGCTGTGGGGGCCAGACTAACATAGGCCCTCCCGCTGCACTGGCCGccatggggctggggctgctgctcccACTGCTGCTGCTCTGGACTCGGGGGACCCAGGGGTCTGAGCTGGACCCCAATGGGCAGCATGTCTGCATAGCCAGCAG CTCCTCTGCCAAGTTCCAGTGCTGCCCAGGCTGGAGGCAGAAAGATCAAGAATGCACCATCC CCATCTGCGAGGGGCAGGATGCCTGCCGGGAAGACGAGGTGTGCGTGAAACCAGGCCTTTGTCGATGCAAACCTGGATTCTTCGGGGCCCAGTGCAACTCTC GCTGCCCGGGCCAGTACTGGGGCCCCGACTGCCGTGAGAGCTGCGCCTGCCACCCGCACGGCCAGTGCGAGCCGGCCACGGGCGTGTGTCACTGCCAAGCCGACCGCTGGGGCGACCGCTGCGAGTTCGCGTGCACCTGCGGCCCACACGGGCGATGCGACCCCGTGACGGGCGCGTGCCGCTGCGAGCCCGGCTGGTGGTCACCCACGTGTCGCCGCCCGTGCCAGTGCAACCCGGCGGCGGCACGCTGCGATCAGGCCACCGGCTCCTGCCTGTGCGAGCCGGGCTGGTGGGGCCGCCGCTGCAGCTTCCGCTGCACCTGCCACGGCTCGCCGTGCGCGCAGGAGACGGGCCGCTGCGCCTGCCGGCCGGGCTGGTGGGGCCCCGACTGTCGGCACCGGTGCGAGTGCGCGCGCGGCCGCTGCAGCGCCGCCTCCGGCCAGTGCTCCTGCCCGCCCGGCTTCCGCGGCGCGCGCTGCGAGCTGCGCTGCCCGGCCGGCAGCTACGGGGCGCAGTGCCGCCACAG ctgTGGCCACTGCAAGCAGAATGAGCCGTGCTCTGCGGACACAGGCAGCTGCGAGTCCTGCGAGCCGGGGTGGAACGGGACCCAGTGCCACCAGCCCTGCTCACCTGGCACCTTTGGTGAGAGCTGCAGGCAGCAATGCCCCCACTGCCGGCTTGGGGAGGCCTGTCAGCCAGACACTGGCCACTGTCAGCGCTGTGACCCTGGCTGGCTGGGGCCCAG ATGTGAAGACCCCTGCCCGAATGGCACTTTTGGGGAGGGCTGTGGCTCTACCTGCCCCACCTGTGATCAGGGGGCCTGCGATGCTGTGACTGGGGAATGTGTCTGCAACGCCGGCTACTGGGGGCCCAG CTGCAACACTTCGTGCCCATCTGGCTTTCATGGCAACAACTGCTCTATTCCCTGCGAATGCTCAGAGGGACCCTGCCACCCTGTCTCTGGGGCCTGCCAGCTGG GGTCTCGCAGTCAGGATGCTGCCCTCATCGCGGGCATCCTtgtgcctctgctgctgctcctcctgggCCTTGCCTGCTGcgcctgctgctgctgggccGCTCGGTTGGACCCCAAGGACAG GCCTGTGAGAGATGGAGCTGCTGTGTCCAGGATGAAGCTGCAGGTCTGGGGGGCACTGACCAGCCTGGGCTCTGCGCTGCCCTGTGGTTCCCTCAGCAGCCACAAGCTTCCCTGGGTAACAG CTTCATTGAGCCGCCCTCTGCCGGCTGGGCCTCGGACGACTCCTTCTCTTCGGATCCCGAGTCTGGAGAGGAGGACGAGGGTcctgcctactgtgtgccacccCAAGAAG GGATGGTCCCTGTGGCCCAAGCAGAGCCGTCAGAGGTCAGCCTGGCTGGAGGTCCCTTCCCTCCCCCGGAGGATGCCTCCACGCCATTCGCCATCCCTCGCACTTCCAGCCTAG